One genomic segment of Streptomyces sp. RKND-216 includes these proteins:
- a CDS encoding HGxxPAAW family protein, translating into MAKHYHHGNSPAAWTGVIIAFIGFCIGGAFTVTAQPIGVVAGLVVVGLGGVAGLVMRSMGLGHDPNPDAPH; encoded by the coding sequence ATGGCGAAGCACTACCACCACGGAAACAGCCCGGCGGCCTGGACCGGCGTCATCATCGCCTTCATCGGCTTCTGCATCGGCGGTGCCTTCACCGTGACGGCCCAGCCGATCGGAGTGGTGGCCGGCCTGGTCGTGGTGGGCCTCGGCGGCGTGGCCGGCCTGGTGATGCGCTCCATGGGACTCGGCCACGACCCGAACCCGGACGCCCCGCACTGA
- a CDS encoding DUF2752 domain-containing protein, whose translation MTHAPTPTPAGARTPGTLTRLAAPLSALAAVAGAFAYVAARDPNAPGHYPACPLLQLTGILCPGCGGLRSAHAVSHGDLAAALGANALALAGMALAVLFLLHWCVRVIRARPVTVPVRPVHLWLGTGLVLVFTVVRNLPFGAALAP comes from the coding sequence GTGACCCACGCCCCCACCCCCACCCCCGCCGGCGCCCGCACCCCAGGCACCCTCACCCGGCTCGCCGCCCCGCTGAGCGCCCTGGCCGCCGTGGCAGGGGCCTTCGCGTACGTCGCCGCTCGCGACCCCAATGCGCCCGGCCACTACCCGGCCTGCCCGCTGCTGCAGCTCACCGGCATCCTCTGCCCCGGCTGCGGTGGTCTGCGCTCCGCTCACGCCGTCTCCCACGGCGACCTGGCCGCGGCCCTCGGAGCCAACGCGCTCGCGCTGGCCGGCATGGCTCTGGCCGTCCTCTTCCTGCTCCACTGGTGCGTCAGGGTGATCCGAGCCCGGCCCGTGACCGTGCCCGTGCGACCCGTGCACCTGTGGCTCGGCACCGGGCTGGTCCTGGTCTTCACGGTCGTCCGCAACCTCCCCTTCGGAGCGGCGCTCGCCCCCTGA
- the trpC gene encoding indole-3-glycerol phosphate synthase TrpC: MSVLDEIIDGVRQDLAERQARISLDDLKQRAAAAPQAKDGVAALKGDSVRVICEVKRSSPSKGALAAIADPAGLAADYEAGGASVISVLTEQRRFGGSLADLEAVRAKVDIPVLRKDFVVTSYQLWEARAYGADVVLLIVAALEQQALVSLVERAESLGLTPLVEVHDEEEAARAVDAGARIIGVNARNLKTLEVDRGTFERVAPEIPDHIVKVAESGVRGPHDLIAYANEGADAVLVGESLVTGKDPKSAVADLVAAGAHPALRHGKG, from the coding sequence GTGAGTGTGCTTGACGAGATCATCGACGGCGTTCGCCAAGACCTCGCCGAACGGCAGGCGCGGATCAGCCTCGACGACCTCAAGCAGCGCGCCGCGGCCGCCCCCCAGGCCAAGGACGGCGTCGCGGCACTCAAGGGCGACAGCGTCCGGGTCATCTGCGAGGTCAAGCGGTCCAGCCCGTCCAAGGGCGCGCTCGCCGCCATCGCCGACCCCGCCGGCCTTGCCGCCGACTACGAGGCCGGGGGCGCGTCCGTGATCTCCGTCCTCACCGAGCAGCGCCGCTTCGGCGGCTCCCTCGCCGACCTCGAGGCCGTCCGCGCCAAGGTCGACATTCCCGTGCTCCGCAAGGACTTCGTCGTCACGTCCTACCAGCTCTGGGAGGCCAGAGCCTACGGCGCTGACGTCGTGCTGCTCATCGTCGCCGCCCTGGAACAGCAGGCTCTCGTCTCCCTCGTCGAACGTGCCGAGTCCCTCGGCCTCACCCCGCTCGTCGAGGTCCACGACGAGGAGGAGGCCGCCCGCGCCGTCGACGCCGGCGCGCGCATCATCGGCGTCAATGCCCGCAACCTGAAGACCCTCGAGGTCGACCGCGGCACCTTCGAGCGCGTCGCACCCGAGATTCCCGACCACATCGTCAAGGTCGCGGAATCGGGCGTACGCGGCCCGCACGACCTGATCGCCTACGCCAACGAGGGCGCCGACGCCGTCCTCGTCGGCGAGTCCCTGGTCACAGGCAAGGACCCCAAGAGCGCCGTCGCCGACCTCGTCGCCGCAGGCGCGCACCCCGCGCTGCGCCACGGGAAGGGCTGA
- the trpB gene encoding tryptophan synthase subunit beta, producing the protein MSRYFIPDPEGRVPTPEGYFGAFGGKFIPEALVAAVDEVAIEYDKAKADPAFTAELEDLLVHYTGRPSALTEVPRFAEHAGGARVFLKREDLNHTGSHKINNVLGQALLTRRMGKSRVIAETGAGQHGVATATACALFGLECTVYMGEVDTKRQALNVARMRMLGAEVVPVTSGSRTLKDAINEAFRDWVANVDRTHYLFGTAAGPHPFPALVRDFHRVIGVEARRQIQERTGRLPDAAVACVGGGSNAIGLFHAFLDDPGVRLVGCEAAGHGVASGEHAATLTAGEPGILHGSRSYLLQDDEGQITEPYSISAGLDYPGIGPEHAYLKDSGRGEYRPVTDDEAMRALRLLSETEGIIPAIESAHALAGALDLGRELGTDGLILVNLSGRGDKDMDTAARYFGLYDDQPGDQPGGTETPGSDQ; encoded by the coding sequence ATGTCCCGCTACTTCATCCCCGACCCGGAGGGCCGGGTGCCCACACCCGAGGGCTACTTCGGGGCCTTCGGCGGCAAGTTCATCCCGGAGGCCCTCGTCGCCGCCGTCGACGAGGTCGCCATCGAGTACGACAAGGCCAAAGCGGACCCCGCCTTCACCGCGGAGCTCGAGGACCTCCTGGTCCACTACACCGGACGTCCCAGCGCCCTCACCGAGGTGCCGCGCTTCGCGGAACACGCCGGCGGCGCCCGCGTCTTCCTCAAGCGCGAGGACCTCAATCACACCGGCTCGCACAAGATCAACAACGTGCTGGGGCAGGCCCTGCTCACCCGCCGCATGGGCAAGTCCCGGGTCATCGCGGAGACCGGCGCCGGGCAGCACGGCGTCGCCACCGCGACGGCCTGCGCGCTCTTCGGCCTCGAGTGCACCGTCTACATGGGCGAGGTCGACACAAAGCGGCAGGCGCTGAACGTGGCCCGGATGCGCATGCTCGGAGCCGAGGTCGTACCGGTGACCTCCGGCAGCCGTACGCTCAAGGACGCGATCAACGAGGCGTTCCGCGACTGGGTCGCGAACGTCGACCGCACCCACTACCTCTTCGGCACCGCGGCCGGCCCGCACCCCTTCCCGGCACTGGTGCGGGACTTCCACCGGGTGATCGGCGTCGAGGCACGGCGCCAGATCCAGGAGCGCACCGGCCGGCTGCCGGACGCCGCCGTGGCCTGCGTCGGCGGCGGCTCCAACGCGATCGGCCTGTTCCACGCCTTCCTCGACGACCCCGGCGTCCGGCTGGTCGGCTGCGAGGCCGCGGGACACGGCGTCGCCTCCGGCGAGCACGCGGCGACCCTCACGGCGGGCGAGCCGGGCATCCTGCACGGTTCCCGCAGCTACCTCCTCCAGGATGACGAGGGCCAGATCACCGAGCCGTACTCGATCTCGGCCGGCCTGGACTACCCCGGCATCGGCCCCGAGCACGCCTACCTCAAGGACAGCGGGCGCGGGGAGTACCGGCCCGTCACCGACGACGAGGCGATGCGCGCGCTGCGCCTGCTCTCCGAGACGGAGGGGATCATCCCGGCGATCGAGAGCGCCCACGCCCTCGCCGGTGCGCTCGACCTCGGCCGCGAACTCGGCACGGACGGGCTGATCCTGGTCAACCTGTCCGGACGCGGCGACAAGGACATGGACACCGCCGCCCGCTACTTCGGGCTCTACGACGACCAGCCGGGTGACCAGCCGGGCGGCACCGAGACCCCGGGGAGCGACCAGTGA
- the trpA gene encoding tryptophan synthase subunit alpha, translating into MSGNIELLTATLARARNENRAALIGYLPAGFPTVDGGIRACTALLEGGCDVVEVGLPHSDPVLDGPVIQTADDIALRGGVRIADVLRTVREAHAATGAPVLVMTYWNPVDRYGVERFAAELADAGGAGCILPDLPVEEAGAWTKAAEQHSLATVFVVAPSSRDERLARITAAGSGFVYAASLMGVTGTRESVGLEAKDLVARTRATAELPVCVGLGVSSAAHAAEVATFADGVIVGSAFVKRLLAAADDLEAGLADVRTLAGELASGVRRAARA; encoded by the coding sequence GTGAGCGGAAACATCGAACTCCTGACCGCCACCCTGGCCCGCGCCCGGAACGAGAACCGGGCCGCGCTGATCGGCTACCTCCCTGCGGGTTTCCCCACCGTGGACGGCGGCATCCGCGCCTGTACCGCCCTGCTGGAGGGCGGCTGCGACGTCGTCGAGGTCGGTCTGCCGCACAGCGACCCGGTCCTGGACGGCCCCGTCATCCAGACTGCCGACGACATCGCCCTGCGCGGCGGCGTCCGCATCGCCGACGTGCTCCGCACCGTCCGGGAGGCGCACGCCGCGACGGGTGCGCCGGTCCTGGTCATGACGTACTGGAACCCGGTCGACCGGTACGGGGTGGAGCGTTTCGCCGCCGAGCTCGCCGACGCGGGCGGCGCCGGCTGCATCCTCCCCGACCTCCCGGTCGAGGAGGCCGGCGCGTGGACGAAGGCCGCCGAGCAGCACTCCCTGGCCACGGTCTTCGTCGTCGCGCCCTCCAGCCGGGACGAGCGGCTGGCGAGGATCACCGCGGCCGGCAGCGGCTTCGTCTACGCGGCGTCCCTGATGGGCGTCACCGGCACCCGGGAATCCGTCGGGCTGGAGGCGAAGGACCTGGTCGCCCGCACCCGGGCGACCGCCGAGCTCCCGGTCTGCGTGGGCCTCGGCGTGTCCAGCGCGGCCCACGCGGCGGAGGTCGCCACCTTCGCCGACGGCGTGATCGTCGGCTCGGCCTTCGTCAAACGCCTGCTCGCCGCCGCGGACGACCTGGAGGCGGGCCTGGCCGACGTGCGGACTCTGGCCGGCGAACTCGCCTCCGGCGTGCGCCGGGCGGCGCGAGCCTGA